Below is a window of Flavobacterium sp. CFS9 DNA.
CTAAAAAACCAGGTGTAAAATGATTCTTCAAAAACTTCTAATTCTATAATCTTACAGTTTAAATCAAAATCTTTATAAACCGTTTTGGGTAAACATGAAAAAATGATTACCTCATTAAAATTGGTTTTAGCTTCCTGAATAAAATCGCTCAATATAAAATTACGAAACCCAACCCCATCAGTTATGACAACTCCTAAATTCTTCATCAGTTATTATTTTAAGCTTCCTATTCTGCCATGATCTGAGTAAGATCTATGTACTATAAATTCATTATCCAAAGGCTTTTCTGAAAGAAATGTTATATCGCAAAAATATTTTTCTTCAACAGGATTTAACCTCCACGGCACGGTATTTTTGTAATCTAAAGCCCAGCCGTTTTTCTCCAGATCTTTTGTTTTCAGGTCATTCCAGGATGTTATATAATCTATCCATAAATATCCTAATTGCCAGGCTTGTGCTTCTAATTTCCCCAGATTTTCAATATCCGTAATTCTTAGCCCGCCAACATTTTCCTGACTTACCGCTCTGGAGCCATCTTCTAAAACAATTCCTTTTATCGAAGGTTGCTGAAAATAATGCGTGTCTTTTTTTATTAAGTGATCTACATTCACCTCAACTTTCCTGCAGACTGCCTCAAAACCGGTTTCAACGAGATCAGGGTTTATTTTTACATAGCGAACTAAATCATAATATCTGATCCAGCGCATATTTTTATACAATCCTAAGCCTGCTTCATTTGCTGCTGTTGCCGCAAGAGGATAATAATTTCGGGCCAATCCATATAGTTTTCCTAACACTCCCTTTCCTCTGCATTCTTCATTAAGATATACATTAATGATCCACGCCAGTCCACCTCCAAAATTGGCTCCAACATGTCCTACCACTTCACCTTTTTCGTTTAAGCAAATAAAAGAGCGTCCATACTCTTTATTTCCAAACTGCCATTCCCAAAATTCTTTGTGATGTAGCGGATGATTTTCCCTGTAAATTATTTTGAAAAATGAGCATAAAATTTCCCAATCTTCTGTTGTTGCTTCTCTGGTGATCATATTTTTTTATAATTTTTTCCTCCTGCCAAATCGTTACAATCAAATCTGTTTAGTAACAAAGGATTCTCTTCTGCAGTATTAATACCTCTTTTGGTTGTAAAACCTATTTTGTATCCGGTTTCCTGAGCCAGATCTGCTACCAGATTTGTACAAACCTCAGGGGTTCCATACGGATAGGAAACTATCTTTATATTGGAATGAGTTAAGGTATCTAAATATGTTTTTGTTTTTTCAAGTTCTTTTTTTATGGTTTCATCGTCTAATAATCCTAACGGATAATGACTATGTGTATGGCTACCCAAATAACTCTTATTGGCCAATTCCTGTAAATTCTGCTCTGTCATATAGAGCGATTCAAAAATTGCAGCTTCTTCAAAATAAAAATCAAATAACCTATTGACAATTTGTTCCTGTTGTTTGAAATCTAATTTAAAATTTAAGATGTATTTTAAGACTGCACTTTTTTCATCATCATACCTGTAAATGCTTTGAGCATTTTGCTTTTCTGACTGAGAAAAAGGCACATCAATAAATTTATCTAAAAATTCCGAAGACGAAATAATCGATCTTAACAGATGAATTTTATGTACGGTTGTTACTTTTTTTTCTTCAGAATTAATTGAATTTACAAAGAAAACCGCAGGAATGTTAAGCTCATCTAAAACAGGCAAGGCAAGATCGAACTGCTCTTTTAAACCGTCGTCAAAAGTAATGAGTAAATGGTTGTCCTCTGATTCTAATATTGTATTTAAATCAGAAACCAGATCATTGGAACGAACAAAATTACCCTGGTTTTTCAGCAATATTAACTGTTGTCTAAACTCGTTTGGAGTCAGTCCGAATATACTGGGATATTTAGTCTTAAAATCCGATCTGATGTAATGATAATTACTAACTGTAAGCATGTTGCCTTAAAATAAAACCCTCAAAATGAAGCTGTTTTCAATTATTTTTTCTCTGCTTTTCATTGTCTAGCGTTTAAGTCTCATGACTATTTTTCTGTATGTCTTTTTTATTTTCTGAATAATGAAAAATGTTTTATCCTTAAATATTACAGGTTCGGAGGTTCTGCGATCTTTCAAATTCAATAAGTCAAATAGCACATTTATTCTTTGAGTTTGTTCATCATTTTTACCATATGCCCTGGCAAACCAGGTATGGTGCAAAAGTACTTTATTATTATAAGTAATTGAATTTGCAATTTGATCTTCGTTCATTTCGGTATCCAGAAAGAGAAACTTTTTATTTTTTCGTCTTAACCAAAGATAAAAGCAGTAATAAGGTTCATAAAGACTCTTGGTATCAAAATTCCATTTTAGATTTGTTAAATCATCATCAAACTCATTTTCTAAGCTGTAATCACTTTTTAAAATCTCGTCTTTATTCCAAATTTTCTCAAGTTCTTTAAAATTTAAAATAGAAAAAAAAGTATTAATCACATATGGATTATATGTTCTGTGCGCAATCATACCTCCATCCCGCACACCACATACCATATAATTCTGAGACTTCATTGTATTGATAATATCAAAAACCATCTCTGAATCCTGAAATAGAACATCTTCATCTGCCATGATAAGCCATTCAATGTTTTTATTTTTCAGCATTTTCATCATATAAAAAATACTTTTTAAACCATGCATTCCATTTCTCCCATCTATCACATATTTCTGAACATCTTGCGGAAAAAACGGGGAGCTTTTGTAATATAAATCAAAATTTATAACCGTAGAAAGTATGGCTATTTCAGACCTGTTATCTACCATATTTTAAAGTCAAATCTATTCATATATTGTACCAGTTCTTTATCTTTAATATTAGGAATCAAAATCCGATTTATTTTTTTACCTGATTTATTTTTATGATTGGAGTAATCATTATTTGCTAACAGAATTCCTAAACAGTCTGATTCTTCGATCACTCTAAGTGTACTACCATTATACGATCCATGAGGTAATGCTAAATACTTTACTGATTTTGTAACCAATTTATCTAATTTTTCAATTGAAGAACTTAACTCTTTTTTCTGTTCCTCATAACTTAGATTACCAAGAGGATAATGATTATGAGTATGTATACTAATATCTATTAATGGATGCTCAGACAAACGTTTAAGCTCTTCATAGCTTAATGATCTGAAATCTTCAGTATCGTGAAAAGGAATTTTATTTAAACTTTCAAAATCTAAAAACCAAATTTCCTTTTCTTCATTTGATAGTTTGCCAATAAGTTTGTTTAAATCGCTAAACGAATGTGTTTCTTTTGATGCTTTTTCTTTTACATCAGGAAGATAGAAAAACTGATCACAGAAGTTATAGTCAAATACAAAACGATCCCACCAAAACTCTTTTTTAGTATTTATATTTAATGTCGTTACAAAAATTGTAGCCGGTATTTCATACTTCTCCAATAGGGGTAAAGCATTCGCTAAATTATCTGCGTATCCATCATCGAATGTAATGACTATTCCTGTTTTTTTTAATGAGCTCCAATCGTCTGATAATCTAAGAATCTGATAATTTTCCTTAAAATAATGAAGTTGCTTTTCAAAACTAACCAAATCAACCGTTAAATACTGTAACTCACTTCTAACTTCATTACTGGTTCTGTGATACATGGCAACTAAAACCGGCTTACCATAGAGCAATCGGTTTTTGAGTTTATTCAACTTATAATATATACTTTTAAGTTTAGCTTTCATTAATTAGATAAATCTCTAAATTGTTTTTGGTGGTTCAATAGCCAAATATCTTCTTTTTGAAGACATTCAAGAAACAATACATTACTATTTCCTTTTCCAAAATCATCCTCTATATTTTGAATTTTATGCGAATCAATAACAGCTAGTGATTCTATTATACCTTCTTCAGAATAATCTGTGTTGATTATATCGGCATGAACAGCTCTGTTTTGCTGGCGGGTTCCAATATTAATAATTGGAATTCCGTAATACGGAGCTTCTCTGATTCCAGCGCTGCTATTGCCAATAATAAATTGGCTATTTTTTAATAGGGTTAAAAAATACTCGAATCGCAAAGACGGAAAAATTCTGAATCTCTGATTTTCTTTTAAACTCTTATAAGCTTCAATAATAAACTGACTTCCCAGATCGTTGTTCGGAAAAATGACAACATAATTATGGTCGTCCTGTAATAAAGAGGACACAAAATTTTGGGCATATTTTTGCATTTCTTTGATTTCTGTAGTTACAGGATGAAACATTACGATTGCATAATTTTCGAAATCAATCTTATAATATTCTTTTACCGTAACTAAATCCGGTAACTGGTCAGAAAACATAATATCAAGATCCGGAGAACCAATTGTAAAAACAGATTCTTTAATCTCTCCCATCTGCATCAATCTTCTCGCCGACTGTTTATTTGAAACGAAATGAATATGACTTAGTTTACTAACACTATGACGAATTAATTCATCTACAGTCCCTGAAACTTCACCTCCTTCAATGTGCGCTACCAGAATGTTGTTTAATGAACCAACAATTCCACCCGCTAAGGTTTCTACTCTGTCTCCATGAACAACTATCATATCCGGATTAATGGTTTTGCAATAACCTGATAATCCTTCAATAGTTTTTGCAAGAGTCAAATCCATTGTTGTTTCGTGGGTATGGTTTTCGAAAGTAAAAACATTCTTAAAATTGCAGCGTTCAATTTCGATCAGCGTATAACCATATTGTTCCTGCAAGTGCATTCCGGTTACGAATACAAAAACTTCAAATTGAGATTGTTGCTCCAAAATTGAAATTAATGATTTTATCTTTCCAAAATCAGCACGGGTTCCTGTAAGAAATAGGATTTTTTTCATTTAATGGTGATCAGTTTATTCGACTGGGAAAATATTTATCCCTATAATTTAAAAAGTACTTTTCTATATTAAGTGTCATAAAAATTCCGCATAAAACACTTATGGTACAGGTAATAAAAAATATAGAAATCTGATTAAAGAATTTATTTAAAACAAAATTATTTACTAAGGCAAAGAAAAAATTTATGAAACCATGTATAATATAAATACTATAGGAAGAAAATCCAATCTTGCTAATAATATTTACTATTCTATTGGAGAACAGACTATCAAGTTTCTTGTTTATCTCTGCGCTTACTAGAAAATACACCAGTATGATGCTAAATGCTAAGTACAGAAGTGAATACCCAAATGTTCTTACGAAAAATGATTCTTCAAAGTCTATAAACGGCGTAAAACTAAGAGCTAAAAATGAAATCAAAATTAATAGTATTTTATTTGGCTCAAAAAAACGTGTTAGCTCCTCATTTTTAAAATAATACAGGTATGAAACAAAAACTCCTGCAAATAGTGAATCCATTCTTAAATGTGACATTGTAAAATTTTTATCTCCGTTCTCAGGAAAATAGACATTACTTATAATTCTTAAAACTAAAGAAAAAGACATCATAAGAAAGATTAGTAACTCAAACTTATTTATTTTACTTGTCTGATTCGGTTTTAAATTAATCCAGGCATATTTAACAACTATCCATAATAATAAGGCAAAACCAAAATAAAAATGTTCTTCGACTGCTAAAGACCAACTTGGTACATAAGCATAACCCCAGGCATAAACATAATTCTGAATAAAGAATACATCTGAAAAGACACCTTTCCACTCGAACTGATGCTTTATAATTTTTGGGGTTAAGTACAAAAAATAGGTCAAATAGTATATAGGATAAATTTTAAATCCTCTTCGTATTAAAAACAGTCCCGGTTTTATATTTCCGAACTTTAAATATTCTTTGAATAACAGTCCCGAAACAAGAAATCCACTTAAAACAAAAAATAAGTCAACACCTATCCAGCCCATTTTTGTAGTCCAGTCTGTTATATTTTGATGACGCATTAAGACCAAAATAATCGCGATACCTCTTAAAAAATCAAGTTCTCTTAATCTAATATTTTGCTTCAAAGTTATAAATTGGAGTTAAAAAGTAAATGGATTATGTTTTTAAAGTTCGTTTATATCCTCCCAATTTAATTGTTCATCATTTTCAATATCTCTTAAGGCCGTTTTTCCTATCAGATCGTTAAAATGTTCTGCCAGTATTTTACCGGTTCCCGGTCTTTTTACCCAAATATTTTCTTTAGATAATTTGTCGCCTTTTTTGATTGGAGCAATTGCACAAACAGTAGCAAATGCAAAATCTATTGTCACTTGTTCTTCTTGTGCCGGTTTTTTTGTACCGCCGCGCATTAATGCGATTTCTGCGCTCGAAATAATTAATTCCCGACAAGCTTTTTCATCCATACTACAAACAATATCCGGGCCTGTTCTTTGCATATGATCCGTGAAATGTCTTTCCAGAATACTGGCACCCAAAGCTACAGCTCCCAGACAGGCATTATTGTTTAAAGTATGATCACTCAAACCAAATACTTTCTCCGGAAATGCCTGATGCAATTCTGTCATGGCACCAAAACGTACTAAATGAATGGGGGTTGGATATAAATTTGTGGTGTGCAAAAGAGCGACAGGAATATTATGTTTATCAAAAATAGCTACTGCTTTTGTAATACTTTCAATTGTATTCATTCCTGTACTCAAAATTACCGGTTTTC
It encodes the following:
- a CDS encoding N-acetyltransferase family protein, whose translation is MITREATTEDWEILCSFFKIIYRENHPLHHKEFWEWQFGNKEYGRSFICLNEKGEVVGHVGANFGGGLAWIINVYLNEECRGKGVLGKLYGLARNYYPLAATAANEAGLGLYKNMRWIRYYDLVRYVKINPDLVETGFEAVCRKVEVNVDHLIKKDTHYFQQPSIKGIVLEDGSRAVSQENVGGLRITDIENLGKLEAQAWQLGYLWIDYITSWNDLKTKDLEKNGWALDYKNTVPWRLNPVEEKYFCDITFLSEKPLDNEFIVHRSYSDHGRIGSLK
- a CDS encoding polysaccharide deacetylase family protein; amino-acid sequence: MLTVSNYHYIRSDFKTKYPSIFGLTPNEFRQQLILLKNQGNFVRSNDLVSDLNTILESEDNHLLITFDDGLKEQFDLALPVLDELNIPAVFFVNSINSEEKKVTTVHKIHLLRSIISSSEFLDKFIDVPFSQSEKQNAQSIYRYDDEKSAVLKYILNFKLDFKQQEQIVNRLFDFYFEEAAIFESLYMTEQNLQELANKSYLGSHTHSHYPLGLLDDETIKKELEKTKTYLDTLTHSNIKIVSYPYGTPEVCTNLVADLAQETGYKIGFTTKRGINTAEENPLLLNRFDCNDLAGGKNYKKI
- a CDS encoding polysaccharide deacetylase family protein, which encodes MKAKLKSIYYKLNKLKNRLLYGKPVLVAMYHRTSNEVRSELQYLTVDLVSFEKQLHYFKENYQILRLSDDWSSLKKTGIVITFDDGYADNLANALPLLEKYEIPATIFVTTLNINTKKEFWWDRFVFDYNFCDQFFYLPDVKEKASKETHSFSDLNKLIGKLSNEEKEIWFLDFESLNKIPFHDTEDFRSLSYEELKRLSEHPLIDISIHTHNHYPLGNLSYEEQKKELSSSIEKLDKLVTKSVKYLALPHGSYNGSTLRVIEESDCLGILLANNDYSNHKNKSGKKINRILIPNIKDKELVQYMNRFDFKIW
- the neuC gene encoding UDP-N-acetylglucosamine 2-epimerase, encoding MKKILFLTGTRADFGKIKSLISILEQQSQFEVFVFVTGMHLQEQYGYTLIEIERCNFKNVFTFENHTHETTMDLTLAKTIEGLSGYCKTINPDMIVVHGDRVETLAGGIVGSLNNILVAHIEGGEVSGTVDELIRHSVSKLSHIHFVSNKQSARRLMQMGEIKESVFTIGSPDLDIMFSDQLPDLVTVKEYYKIDFENYAIVMFHPVTTEIKEMQKYAQNFVSSLLQDDHNYVVIFPNNDLGSQFIIEAYKSLKENQRFRIFPSLRFEYFLTLLKNSQFIIGNSSAGIREAPYYGIPIINIGTRQQNRAVHADIINTDYSEEGIIESLAVIDSHKIQNIEDDFGKGNSNVLFLECLQKEDIWLLNHQKQFRDLSN
- a CDS encoding acyltransferase family protein; this encodes MKQNIRLRELDFLRGIAIILVLMRHQNITDWTTKMGWIGVDLFFVLSGFLVSGLLFKEYLKFGNIKPGLFLIRRGFKIYPIYYLTYFLYLTPKIIKHQFEWKGVFSDVFFIQNYVYAWGYAYVPSWSLAVEEHFYFGFALLLWIVVKYAWINLKPNQTSKINKFELLIFLMMSFSLVLRIISNVYFPENGDKNFTMSHLRMDSLFAGVFVSYLYYFKNEELTRFFEPNKILLILISFLALSFTPFIDFEESFFVRTFGYSLLYLAFSIILVYFLVSAEINKKLDSLFSNRIVNIISKIGFSSYSIYIIHGFINFFFALVNNFVLNKFFNQISIFFITCTISVLCGIFMTLNIEKYFLNYRDKYFPSRIN
- the neuB gene encoding N-acetylneuraminate synthase, whose amino-acid sequence is MRPYIEIEGRRIGQDFPPLVIAEIGINHEGSLQVAKEMVDAAKRAGAEVVKHQTHIVEDEMSGAAKKVIPGNADVSIYEIMERCSLNEADELELKNYVESQGMIFISTPFSRAAAERLKKFDIPAYKIGSGECNNYPLLEHIASFGKPVILSTGMNTIESITKAVAIFDKHNIPVALLHTTNLYPTPIHLVRFGAMTELHQAFPEKVFGLSDHTLNNNACLGAVALGASILERHFTDHMQRTGPDIVCSMDEKACRELIISSAEIALMRGGTKKPAQEEQVTIDFAFATVCAIAPIKKGDKLSKENIWVKRPGTGKILAEHFNDLIGKTALRDIENDEQLNWEDINEL